CATCAACATTAGTTTACAAAAATAAAAAAGACGGTGTTTAAACCGTCTTTTTTATCTGTTAATTCTATCTTAGAAATTCCAACTTATAAAACCGTCTTTATAGACATTGTAGATATAATCTGCTTCCACTAATAGTATAAATACCAAGTAGATAACAAGAAATATCGGTGTCCAAACGATTGCTCTTCTTAAAGAGGTTTTTTCATCTCTTAAGTGCATAAAGTCCCAAGCAATGTAATAGGCCTTTACAAGGGTTAGAATAATGAATATCCAGTTCAACAATTTCATACCCAAAAAATAGGTATCCGTAAGAGAGGCTGGTTTCAAAATACCAAGGACAACTTCTACAATGGTAACCAAAGTTAGAAATATAAGTACGCCCCAAATCTTTTGTGTATTCGATTTGAATTTTAATAAACCTCTAAAAATCTCTAGTTTATGTTCGTGTGCCATTCTGTAAATACTGTTTTTTTTTTAATTTTTTATAATCGGATGCGGGGGAATGTATTACACCAAATAAAAGAATGTAAATACAAATACCCATACTAAATCTACAAAGTGCCAGTAAAGACCAACCTTTTCGACCATTTCATAGTGCCCTCTTCTCTCATAGGTACCTATAACCACGTTAAAGAATATAATAAGGTTTATGAGTACCCCAGAAAAAACGTGAAAACCGTGAAAACCTGTTATGAAGAAAAAGAAATCCGCAAACAAGCGACTACCATATTCATTACGAACAAGATTGGCACCTTCTACTACCATGACTGCGTCGTCTAGCTTAGATAATGATGCCTCTCTGGTCAAAACTGCTTTCTCACCTATTCCTTCTATATTGGAAACCTCTTTTTCAAATCTAGCAGCCATTGCCACATCTTTTGGTCTATCGGATGTTTTTAACTCCTCAACGTCGGGAAGTATAGTCTCCGTACGTATAACAATATTGGAATTGGCCTTAAAACCAGCTACGACTTCATTTAGATTATAACTAGTTCTTGTACCTTCTTCGTAATACCAAATACCGTTCTTCTTCTCATGTGCCACGCGCTCACCAGGTATTACCTCGGCAAAATCGGCAATGGCAGCCCTTTTACCTGTATCTGCATTAACAAATTGTAGGATTCTACCACCCTTAGTTTCCAAGGCACCATAATCACCACTAATAAAAGTTGCCCATTCCCAAGCTTGTGAACCTACAAAAATTGCACCGCCTATAATTGTGGCGAACATATACCAAATAACGGCGTTCTTTTTCATCTTATGCCCAGCATCAACTGCCAAAACCATGGTTACCGAAGACATAATTAACACAAAGGTCATAAACGCTACGTAGTACATTGGTGCTTCAACACCGTGAAATCCCGGAAAGTGCGTAAAAACCTCATCTGCAATAGGCCAAGTTTCTATAAACTTGAATCTTGAAAAACCGTAAGCGGCCAAAAATCCAGAAAATGTAAGCGCATCCGAAACAAGGAAGAACCACATCATTAACTTACCGTAACTAGCACCTAAAGGCCTATTACCACCTCCCCAAACGTTTTCTTCTGTTGCCGTTGTAACCGTAGTATCCATATATGAAATATCGTTTTAATAAAACTTTAGCAAATTTACATTTTTTTCATCCTATATAAAAGCTGAAATGTATTCAAAACTCGTAATAATTAGAATTATTATTTAACAAAGGTCATAAATACAATTAAGTACACCCACAATAGGTCCAAAAAGTGCCAAAATGTAGCACCTAATGTTATTCCCAAGTATTCTTTAGACGAATATTTTCCTCTCTTCTGATTGTATATCACCACCAATAACGAAATCATGCCCGCAGCAACGTGAATGATATGCACCATTGCTATTAAAAACACATAGGACATTTTAATACTACTGGTAGGACCGGTAAAATAATATCCTTCCGCCACCATTTGGGAGAAACCGCTAAACTGCAGAAAAATAAAAGCTATCCCAAGACCTAGTGTTACCAATAACCACAAGCCGGCGGTAGATTGCTTATCATTCTTTACCGCGTTTTTAGCTAGGATGTAAGTAAGACTGCTTATAATGATCACCAAAGTACTGATATAAAACGTACTTGGTAAATTAACGTCACTAGCCCAGTCTTCTCGTGAACTACTTACGATGTAAGCGCTTGTCCACCCCGCAAACCCCATAAGCAGACTCACAATTCCGAACCAAAGCATCATTTTTTTTGCTCTGTCGTTCTTTTCTTTAACGGTACCTTGAGTTAAATCCATATGTTCTTTTTCTTAAGCAATAAATTTATCGATAACATATACCACCTGCATCAGCGTGATATACGTAACACTGGCCAACATCAATTTTCTAGCCGAGACATTATCCCTTTTACTATATAGCTGTAGTGCGAAAAACAGCATTACACCGCCCATTAAAAATATGAGAACCGCAGCAGGAACGGATAATGTTAGCCTACCTGTAATTCCAAATACCGGAATAATACTAATGACCATCATCCAAATAGTATACATAATTATCTGTAGCGCAGTTCCCGTATCTTTCTTACCGGTAGGAAGCATTTTAAATCCTCCTTTTTTATAGTCCTCGTCCAACATCCAACCCAAAGCCCAAAAGTGCGGAAATTGCCAAAAAAACTGAATCATGAACAAGGTTCCGGGCTCAATTCCAAAATCGTTCGTGGCAGCCACCCATCCCAACATAAAAGGAATGGCACCTGGGAATGCACCAACGAATACGGCCAAAGGTGTTTTTGTTTTTAATGGAGTATACACACTGGTATAAAGAAATATTGAAATTGCCCCGAACATGGCCGTTTTCGGGTTCAGAAAATATAAGGAAATAACACCAAGAATAGTAAGTATAATTGCGATAGCCATTGCAGTTCTGCTGCTCATCCTACCTGCAGGTATTGGCCTATTTTTGGTTCTACTCATCAACGCATCCAGGTCTTTTTCTATAATCTGGTTATATGCATTACTGGCCCCAACCATACAATAACCTCCGAAAGCCAAAAGAAGAATGGACACCATGCTTAATTCATAGGCACCTAAAAAGTAGCCGGCCACTGAAGAAAAGACCACACTAATAGCTAGCCTAGCTTTTGTAATTTCCTTAAAATCAGCAAAAACCAACGCAAATGAATTGCTTTTTGCTGAGCTGACTGCGGTCTTCATCGTTAATAAAAAATAAGGATACAAAGATAACCTCCACGCCATATCCCTGCAACCAAACACAGCTATTTCTGTTATATTTGAAGGATGATAGCTTATTCAAATTAATACTACACTATGAAAAAATTAGATTTACGTTCTTTCCTCATTTTCTTACTACTATTTTCCCTGAAGGTTACCGCACAAAAAGATGATGTTGTGATTACTGTAGACACCTTATCCAACAACGTTTACATGTTAACGGGTCAAGGAGGAAATATCGGTATATATGTTGGAAAAGAGAATGTTTATATGATTGATGACCAATTTGAACGATTAAGTCCTAAAATTAAAACCGCCATCGCTTCCTTGACATCAAAACCTATTGCCTTTCTCTTTAATACGCATATGCACGGAGACCATACTGGAGGCAACATAAATTTCAATAGTAAAGAAACTATTTTAATAGCCCATGACAACGTAAGGAATAGCCTATCCGCAAAATTGGCAGAAAAACCAGAACTTGGTGCTGCAATCTTACCCGAAATTACCTTTTCTGACGATGTTACCCTCTACGATGGAGAAGAGACCATAATGGCCTTTCATGTTCATAATGCGCACACCGACGGAGATGCAATGATATATTTTATGAAGAACAATGTGCTTCACATGGGTGATACCTACTTCTCAGGAAGATATCCTTATATAGACCTGAAAAACGGAGGTAGTGTTGAAGGTTATATCAAAGCCCACAGAAAAGCGTTATTGCTCATTAATGAAGACACCAAGATAATTCCAGGACACGGAAGGCCTTCCTCGAAACAAGAACTTGCATCCTACACGGAAATGTTGGAGATGATAAAAGCCAATATACTTGAGGCCATTAAGGACGGAAAAACACTTGAAGAAGTGCAACAAGCCCAAGAGCTGACAAGTTCATATGACGCCACGCATGGCTCGGGCTTTATTAATCCAGAAAAAATAAGAGCTACGTTTTATAATAGCTTGAAACAATAGTCCTAAAAATATAGCACTCGTCAAAAAAAAAACCCGAATCTTTGATTCGGGCTTTTCTATGTTTTAGGTTTTAAACCTTTTACTGTAGTTTAAATGTGATAGGAATACTAAAAGGAACACGTACTGCTCTACCTCTCTGTTTCCCTGGCGTCATCTTAGGTAATTTCGCAATGATTCTCGCAGCTTCTTTTTCCAAGTTCTTATCCGGTCCACGCATTCTTACGTTACCGATGCTTCCATCTTTCTGAATTACGAACATGATATTTACCCTTCCTTGCACACCCATTTCCTGAGCGATTTCTGGGTAGCGGAAGTTTTTACTGATATGCTTCTGCATCATTTTGTTAAAACAAGCTCTTTTGTCGCTTTCACTTTCACAGCCAGGAAAAACAGGTACGTTTTCAATTACCGCAAAAGGAACGTCTACATCCTCTTCCATTTCCTCTACTTCAACATCCTCTACTTCGATAATTTCTTCCTCTTGACTCGTTTCTGTAGACTCGATAACCGTTTCCTCAACCTCTTCTTCGTCCTCTACAACCTCGATAATTTCAGGTGCGGCTGGTGGTGGTGGAGGTGGTGGTGTTTTTATCTGTTCGGTCATCGGAACTTCTTCATCCAACAAATCATCCACATTCATAGAAATGTCATAATCATTGCTCTCATCATACGTTTTCCATTCAAATGCTACGTAAGTAAACAGCATTACGGCGAACAGACCAATTACAAAATAGAGACTACTATTTTTTGTTAAGTCCGCTTTAGGATTCTTTTTAGGTTCCATATCTATTCAATTTAGTGATTGCTAATTTAACTAATAAAATCATAATTATGCAATTAAAATTTTCATTTTAACGGCCATCGGTTGGAAAATAGCGACTTACCGATCCACATTCCCGATAATGCGCCTAAGGTATTGGCTATTGCGTCCAGAACATCCCCTTGCCTGTTCGCCGTAAACCCTGCTTGTAATACCTCAATAATTACGCCATAGGCAATTGCAAAAATTAGCATAAAAATTAGCCCTTTCTGCGGTCCAAAACGATTTTTGAATTGTTCATCGAAGGCAAAAACTCCCAAGACGACCATAACAAAGTAGAATCCAAAATGAACGATCTTATCAAAATGGGGGATGTTAATATAGGACACATCAACCCCCTCAAAAGAAGATAAGCTGGAAAATGTTACGAACATTAACCAGCTTATAAATGCTATTCTAAATATGATTGGTTTAAGCACCAACAAGAGCTTTGTAATCTTCATCACTCAACAGGTCGCCTAACTCGCTTTCATCACTAAACTTTATTTTCACCATCCAGCCGTCGCCGTAGGGATCCGAATTTACTTTTTCCGGCTCATCTTCTAAAGACTCGTTGAATTCTATAATCTCTCCAGAGAGTGGCAAGAATAAATCAGAAACCGTCTTAACCGCCTCTACCGTTCCAAAAACAGCTTCCCTTTCCAAGGTTTCGTCCAGGGTATCCACTTCAACATAAACGATATCTCCAAGTTCTCCCTGTGCAAAATCCGTAATACCAACAGTGGCAATATCACCATCTATCTTTACCCATTCGTGATCCTTTGTATATTTTAATTCTGATGGTGTATTCATTATGTCTGTTTTGAGTTTGGACAAATGTAAATTATTCTTGAAAAGTATTCAAATCGAAGCCTAAAATTCAAAGATAAATTAGGCCCCGTCAATTGATTTAATTCAATACTAAGGACAGGCAACCTATTCTCTGGCAATGGATTTACTATAAATTTTTAATTACCAAAATTGTAACGCAATGTAAAACCAGCATTGATGGTAGTCTGGGGAAAGGCCGTTGAAACAGCGAACTGGGAGAAAGAATGGTCATAGAAAAATAGTGCATTCAGTTGTTTGCTAAGCGCATAATCGGCGGTAAACTTAATGGACAGTAGATTTTGCCCTGATGTTATTTGGTTGTTATCGATATCTAAATTTCGGATAATGGTGATATTGTCCCTAAGGGTAACATCGGCTTTAAGGTTCAAATCCCCTTTTAACCGTGTTTTATTTCCACCAATATTGGTCACAAATTTCACGTCTTTAATACGGTAGCCTAGACCCACCGTGTACTCTTTACCATTAATCTCCGTCATTAAATTATTGTCAAAACTCAAAGACAAAGCTCTATCGGTTCTTACTTCTGCCAATACACTCACGGAATTTTTCATTTCAAAATCTACGCGCATTAGCGGGTTAAACTGATCGGTAAGCACCACATTGTTAATGATATTATCCGGCAGAACATCCAAAGTTTCGGGATCAGTAGTGGTATTTTGTTTTTCAAGGTTTGTCTGGAACGAATTGATACTGTATGAAGCTCTATAGCCATGACTTAAAGAAAAACGTTTAAATTTCTTTTTGAACCATTTGTTCTTCATTAACCCGGTAAACTTAATATTCCAGTTTGGAATTGGAATGTCTCTAAAAGCATCCAGATTTACCCTATCTACGTCCTGCCCTGTATAAGCCGCAAAAAATGCAGGTAATAGGACATCTTGCTGTGTTTTACCGTAGCGTTGTGGAAAACCATCATCATCCAAAGTGCCCGGAGTTTCACCTCTGTCAGACACCAAACGATTAGCGATGGTAATTCTATTGTCCTTGAATTTTTGAAAATTAGCTGAATCAAATTCATCACTTTTTCCAAAAGCGGTACCGATCATCATTGTTGATATACTGAAGCTCCCAAAGTTATTTCCCAATTGTACTTGGTAGGGGTCATCAGCATCCAGATCAATATTAAAATTTTCCTGATAGCTATTAGAGAATTGCCTGTCGGCAACCAAGTCAATCGTTAAGTCTCTCGTAGGCTGTGCGGTGGCCGTAATGTTCAATTGTTTATTGGTTCTTTTGATGAACTGCTCGTTAAATTCCGGAAATGCCGTTAACCAACCATTCCTGGCCGCTTCAAAACGCACATCGGCCTGACTTCCAAATACAAAACCAATAGTTGGTCTGGCGGTGCCTATGAATCCTACAGATTGTGTATACCCTGGTAAAACCGTACCATTATTTTCATTATAGTTGATATTCAATCTTTTTACCATGGTCACGATATCGACCACCGTATTGAACAGTCCACTGGTTTTCTTCTCTATTTTTTCCTCTCCATCCGCTAAAATACCGGCCTTATCCCTTCGGACGGGTCGTGTGCTTTTTTTCGTAGCCGTCTCCCTCTTTTTAAGACCAATGAGATCATAAAACTTTTGCATGGTCAATGAGGCCGTAAGCGCATGTGTATTGGCATTTTGAATGGTATTTATCTGAGCATTGGGGTCATTTAAAGAAATCTGTGCCACTTCCGCGAGTGCATCTCCCCCACGCTGCCAATCAAAATTACTGGTATAGGTATATTGAGCATTGATAAAATCCAACGCAGGGATTTTAGCGAAGGGCAACTCATAATTCAATTGCATTTCCTGCGAGTGCCTGTTAGGCTCCCCTATGTCAAAAAAGCCATCCCATAAACCTAAGGCTTCATCAATGTCCGACCTTGGATTACCCTCCTCCTCAAAGTAATTTCTCACGATATTGTTGTTGGAAGCCGTCAGGTTAAGGCGGAGTGATTTCGTTAGATTGTAATTCACCGCGTATTGCCAGTTGAACAAGTAGTTACGCTGCTGAAGTTCCGGCAGTTCTAAACGATCTACGCCTTCTTCCCTTACATCCCTAAAACGTTGCGCATTGAACTGTCTATTAATATTAGAGTTCAGTGAAATACTTGCAGGCAATAGGTTTAGATTCAAGTCCTTGAGCCATTTCCAATATTTTCCATTGAACAAGGAATCTTTCTTAGCAAAAGGCGCCACCTCAACAGGATCAAAACTATGATTATATACAAAACCAGTATTTATGTTCTGGTCCCTTAATTCTGCAATTTCAAAGTCTCTATGCTCCGTTTCGTTATACGAATAGTTAAACGTAAAATTCTCGATATCGTAGAAATTCTCCTCGGCTTCCTCGCCCCTATCCTTACGAACACCTATTAAATTAATACTAGTTCTCTTGGTGTAGTCTTCTGCTTGCTCTCTTATCTCTTCCGCAGCCTCCTCGTCCGGGGCAGCATCTATTAAATCATCTAATTTTAAGTCGTCATAGACCGGGTCAAATTCTGGTGTAATAATCTGTTCGGAAATACCGTAGTTGAACGGTAATTGGATTCCCCATTTTTTAGGAAGCAATTGCCCTACATTAATATTGGTAACCACATCATAAGAAGTGGCATCTTCACGGGCGCGTTCATTGGGCATCTGGTCTATGGACCCAAAACCAGAAGTACTTGTACTTCCTGTAGCCGTTACGTTTGCAAAATCGGCAATGTTGGCATCTACGGCAGCTACCGCGGCATAGCCTCCGTTATTATCCAAACCTGCCAGACGCAATTCATTGAACCACACCTCACCTCTCGCAGGAAGATTGTCTTGGTTCTTGATACCCACCATGATACTTCTAATACTTCCCAAGGATGGATTACCTCTAATACCTATACGTATTCTACCCGGAGTACGCACATCAAACTCGTTTACCGGAAAGACCTCTCCGTTCTCCACTTCAAAGAAACGCACCTCACTTAGGTCTCCTCCTTGTATCCAAAGTGATTTAACTTTATTTAAATCGCTCAGGTCAATATCCATTTCATTCACTTCCGGCCAAATTTCACTTTCGGAAGCTGCATTGAACGGTGTAAACTGTAAGGGCAATTCAATTTGATAGAAATTCTGGGAAAAATCGGTACCCATTCTAAGGAAACCAACCAATGGTGTAGAACTATCCGCATAATCACTATCCACAATTTTTTCCGCATGCATGAACATCTTCAAGTTCTTGTATTGCCTAATGTCGATATTCAAATTCTTGAAAACCCCTCTGGAATCTTGTGCCTCTAAATTCTCTACCAACAAAGAAAGTGATTGCTCGTTCTGACGAATAATCGTGTTATTATTGTTCAACTGTTCCCTGACAACACCTGGAGGCAACACATAGGGAATTGGGATTCTACCACTGTTCTCCTCTATGTTTACCGTATTCACGTCTAAAGTAGTACCGTCATCGGCAGGGTTATCGTCAATATTCACATCTTGAAGCGTCTTGGTATACGTTCTCCAGTCGCCGCGCACCAAATCTAAAGTAGCAAAACGTAGTACGGTTGGACTATTAAAGCCTGTCATGTACATACGCATAAAGCTAATGGACCTAAAATCGGTGATACCTCCGACCGCATCGGTGAAATCGCTTAAAGGAATTTTATATTGTATCCACCTACGGTTCAATTGGTCGCCGTTTGGCAGCTCTGGCGTTATACCTTCCTTGATATCCGTTACGTACTTATCATTAATCGTAGTATTCGGTTTAATTTCTATGCGGTACTCATAATAACTGTTCACCGTGTTCATTGTCAAATCCCTGTCAATATCCTCTACATCCGGTAAGGTGGTGGACCCACGGTTGGTATTGGTCACCTGCACTGGGGAGTTTCCGTCGGGATTATTAAAATCCAAGTAACGTTCTAGAATTCCGCCTTCCCTGTTCAAGTAATACTGATAGTTGTCCAATGCAGGGTCTTCCCCGGGATTACTATCATAAATGGCTGCTTCGGCCGCGTCGTTTAAGCCATCAAAACCTATGTCCTGTAAAGCCCTATTGGGTTCACTGGCATCAAAAGCATAGACCAGTGATTGCGTTGCAGGCACCTCTCCCCAAGAAGTAGGCGCTACAAAATCGTTACTATCCACCCCGGGAAGTCCGTTTTCATATTGTTTTTTACCATCTCGCAAGACATCCTCCGAAATATTCCCCAGGTTCAATACCAATTCCCCGGGCGTTGTGGCCTCCCCATCAACATAAGGATCTAAAACCCAAAATTGCACAAACTCCACATTGGCCTGCTCAAAATTTGTGCTGCTCAAGGAACGCATAATTCCACCCCATTTCTCTGAAGGTGGCGCACTGGTAAAATTAGGATTGTTATTGTAAGGTCCTTTTAAATTTGGATAGTATGCCATATCCAAAGTTCCCTGAACCGTGGTCTGCCCTTGGGCAATATCTACTTGAGGAAAAACCTCATCTATGAATACCCTACGAGTAGGGTTTGTAGAAATATCATTATCGCTGATGCCATCAGGTCTTTGATTGGTATAGAAAATAGGGTCAATCGTATACCAAGCCATTTTAGCCCTGCCAAAACCATTTTCCAAGTTTGCAGGGTCTTCCGGAGAACTACCCGCTAGTTGTCCACCAGGAGCAAACTCCAGAGGTGTACTTGCTAGGGTCCATCCTAAGGATGCCCTAATATCTATGAGCGCCTGTGCGCCTTCGAAATCGTCAAGATAAGTAGTCGTTTCCCCTTGAAAATCAGCATTTTTAGGGGAATTCGGTTTTAACCATGCTATCTCGGCACGTACGGATAGGTTAGATGGAACATCCGTATCTATATTCGGAAGTTTGTTCACCATCCTTGTTAACCAAGGAACCTCGGTAGAAAAATTACCGTTTAGTCCAAAAATCGTATTATTTACAGGTTCTACTCCAAAGTTTGATTTTTGAGTCAACGGCCTTTCGTTCAGATTTAAAAGTGTACCGCCGAGCACGAAGTTCTTATTAATTTGATGTTCCACATTGATACCGGTAAAGCGCCTTGTTTGTTGGCCAAAGACTGCATTGTTCTCTACAGAGATATTAATGGGCGTATTTGAAGCCTCCAAACTAGGGTCAAGAATCTGTACGGTACCCGCCTGATAATTTACCGTATAATCGATACCTTCTTGTAACTGTCTTCCCCCTGCGGTAACACGAACAGAACCCCTAGGCACATTAAATGCCCCGATGGGAATACCATTACTTCCTTCTGCTTTATACCTACCTTTTAAAAGAAATTTATTTTTCTCGGGATCTTGTAATGCCGCAGCTTTTGTGAGTTCGTACATATCCCTGAATACATACTGGTCTTGATTTGCGTTATACGCCGATGGGTTGTTATATTGGTCCGCATTTCCGTTTTCCAAGGTCTGGAAAAGAAACTCCCCAAAAGGTTCCACTTTCGTGAACACAATACGCCCACCCTGTGTGTCTATGGTAATTCCCGGAATAAAATCAAAGAAACCATCACCTCCAGGTTGTATATCGTTGTAAACATTTAACCGATCTAGGTTAAAGACATCTAAAAGAATACGTTCCTGTAAGCCATCTGGCCAACCGGTTCCCGGACCTTCTTCAACCGGTGTAATGTAGTTACGAGGTGTAGGGTCAGAGTAGAGAATATTCATTTTAAAGTCGTCCTGACTTAATCT
This genomic window from Maribacter sp. MJ134 contains:
- the sprA gene encoding cell surface protein SprA produces the protein MAVSVAQETDEQEVDSVKTGFDLGRIVLENPDSIVSKYIYDANLDRYIYNESVGEFDIGYPIILTPAQYYDLIRKEGIKSYFKEKSDAYSGKKEGSEEARKNLLPNFYVNNDFFQSVFGGNTIEVIPQGSVAMDLGVIWQKNDNPALSPRNRTNLSFDFDQRISLSMLGKIGERLQVTANYDTEATFDFQNIVKLDYTPTEDDIIRKIEVGNVNMPLNSSLIQGAQSLFGVKTQLQFGKTTVTAVFSEQRSQNNTVVAQGGGTLNEFNITALDYDEDKHFFLAQFFRDSYDQALAQYPYIQSQIQITRLEVWVTNRSQQTLNVRNVVALQDLGEADETKTRVGQNNGAGAGFFNNVADLRPRNNANDFDPALIGAGGALTDNIRDIATVESGFNAGSFAAGYNPNQGFDYAILENARKLEQGRDYDFNTQLGYISLNQRLSNDEVLAVAYQYTFQGEVFQVGEFANGGLDATTISGGANPIIENNTLVLKLLKSNITNISDPIWDLMMKNIYATGAFRLSQDDFKMNILYSDPTPRNYITPVEEGPGTGWPDGLQERILLDVFNLDRLNVYNDIQPGGDGFFDFIPGITIDTQGGRIVFTKVEPFGEFLFQTLENGNADQYNNPSAYNANQDQYVFRDMYELTKAAALQDPEKNKFLLKGRYKAEGSNGIPIGAFNVPRGSVRVTAGGRQLQEGIDYTVNYQAGTVQILDPSLEASNTPINISVENNAVFGQQTRRFTGINVEHQINKNFVLGGTLLNLNERPLTQKSNFGVEPVNNTIFGLNGNFSTEVPWLTRMVNKLPNIDTDVPSNLSVRAEIAWLKPNSPKNADFQGETTTYLDDFEGAQALIDIRASLGWTLASTPLEFAPGGQLAGSSPEDPANLENGFGRAKMAWYTIDPIFYTNQRPDGISDNDISTNPTRRVFIDEVFPQVDIAQGQTTVQGTLDMAYYPNLKGPYNNNPNFTSAPPSEKWGGIMRSLSSTNFEQANVEFVQFWVLDPYVDGEATTPGELVLNLGNISEDVLRDGKKQYENGLPGVDSNDFVAPTSWGEVPATQSLVYAFDASEPNRALQDIGFDGLNDAAEAAIYDSNPGEDPALDNYQYYLNREGGILERYLDFNNPDGNSPVQVTNTNRGSTTLPDVEDIDRDLTMNTVNSYYEYRIEIKPNTTINDKYVTDIKEGITPELPNGDQLNRRWIQYKIPLSDFTDAVGGITDFRSISFMRMYMTGFNSPTVLRFATLDLVRGDWRTYTKTLQDVNIDDNPADDGTTLDVNTVNIEENSGRIPIPYVLPPGVVREQLNNNNTIIRQNEQSLSLLVENLEAQDSRGVFKNLNIDIRQYKNLKMFMHAEKIVDSDYADSSTPLVGFLRMGTDFSQNFYQIELPLQFTPFNAASESEIWPEVNEMDIDLSDLNKVKSLWIQGGDLSEVRFFEVENGEVFPVNEFDVRTPGRIRIGIRGNPSLGSIRSIMVGIKNQDNLPARGEVWFNELRLAGLDNNGGYAAVAAVDANIADFANVTATGSTSTSGFGSIDQMPNERAREDATSYDVVTNINVGQLLPKKWGIQLPFNYGISEQIITPEFDPVYDDLKLDDLIDAAPDEEAAEEIREQAEDYTKRTSINLIGVRKDRGEEAEENFYDIENFTFNYSYNETEHRDFEIAELRDQNINTGFVYNHSFDPVEVAPFAKKDSLFNGKYWKWLKDLNLNLLPASISLNSNINRQFNAQRFRDVREEGVDRLELPELQQRNYLFNWQYAVNYNLTKSLRLNLTASNNNIVRNYFEEEGNPRSDIDEALGLWDGFFDIGEPNRHSQEMQLNYELPFAKIPALDFINAQYTYTSNFDWQRGGDALAEVAQISLNDPNAQINTIQNANTHALTASLTMQKFYDLIGLKKRETATKKSTRPVRRDKAGILADGEEKIEKKTSGLFNTVVDIVTMVKRLNINYNENNGTVLPGYTQSVGFIGTARPTIGFVFGSQADVRFEAARNGWLTAFPEFNEQFIKRTNKQLNITATAQPTRDLTIDLVADRQFSNSYQENFNIDLDADDPYQVQLGNNFGSFSISTMMIGTAFGKSDEFDSANFQKFKDNRITIANRLVSDRGETPGTLDDDGFPQRYGKTQQDVLLPAFFAAYTGQDVDRVNLDAFRDIPIPNWNIKFTGLMKNKWFKKKFKRFSLSHGYRASYSINSFQTNLEKQNTTTDPETLDVLPDNIINNVVLTDQFNPLMRVDFEMKNSVSVLAEVRTDRALSLSFDNNLMTEINGKEYTVGLGYRIKDVKFVTNIGGNKTRLKGDLNLKADVTLRDNITIIRNLDIDNNQITSGQNLLSIKFTADYALSKQLNALFFYDHSFSQFAVSTAFPQTTINAGFTLRYNFGN